The genomic segment TCGTTCTTCCCAAAGATGTTTCGCCAACAATCACATGCAACGGATTCTGCGAAGCGCATTCTATACTGCACACTTCCCGTACCTGTTTAAGAGCGTTGAGTATATTTATCGGGTACATCCCGTCCAACACAAGGAAGAAGTAGTGACCAGCATTAACCTTTCTAGCCATCTCAACCGCAAGGTTAACGAGTTTCTCATCGTTACCTTCAAACCGTACCAGTCTATCAGCCGAAGCCTCACAAAAGGCCAGTCCAAACTTTCCCTTAGGGTTGGTGTTAACGATCGCTTCGTATATGTCTTCCACGGTCTTGATGAAATGACTTCTCCCGATGATTACATTGTATCCGGTATCTATCGAAATAACTTCGGTTTTTATCTTTGTCTGACCCAAGGATTCGATCATAACCACACACCCCACACATATCGTTTCATACACTCGTTAACGAGAACGTTCAGCACTCAAGACCGTCATCATCCCTTCGGAATATCACCGAAGATCAGCCCATCCGATGCTCATCATATAAGGATATATTGGTCCTGATTTGTATTTAAATTTTTATCATCGAACGATTTTATCATCGGACTGGTTGACCGGATGGTTCAAGG from the Candidatus Micrarchaeota archaeon genome contains:
- a CDS encoding adenosine-specific kinase, with protein sequence MIESLGQTKIKTEVISIDTGYNVIIGRSHFIKTVEDIYEAIVNTNPKGKFGLAFCEASADRLVRFEGNDEKLVNLAVEMARKVNAGHYFFLVLDGMYPINILNALKQVREVCSIECASQNPLHVIVGETSLGRTILGIVDGQPTVGVEDETKKKERHKFLRKIGYKF